Proteins encoded within one genomic window of Formosa agariphila KMM 3901:
- a CDS encoding HAMP domain-containing sensor histidine kinase, producing MKIKNKITLIFVLLVASMQMVIFTIIYLFAVDYTTNEFFVKLKNRTLIAEQSHFEKDALSTEIYEDLIQKHLQTLSEEREFIYTVDTPKTQINTELDVVLPEEFYSDLIQNKYAEVKIGHSFFSGINYTDHNTSYFIIVTASDVDGTNELSKLRSLLILLFLLTIFVLFLIGRFFAKRTLDPLSKIIEKVNTIRVTNLHERLHTSENKDELSQLTNTFNDMLDRLETSFEIQSNFINNASHELKNPLTAILGQTEIALLKERSPEEYIKVLEGVETEALRLDALINSLLKFAQTENDEKGLLITPIRLDELILEVKDNIDLINPENQIEIDFSDFPENPDLLIIDGNYGLINIALNNVLDNASKFSDNKKVIVKIVTNNSAIKIVVTDHGVGIPSDEIKNIYQPFYRAANVRNVKGYGFGLPLTYKIMKLHSGTIEVFSEHKKGTIVTLIFPNKYQEFSVSK from the coding sequence ATGAAAATTAAAAACAAAATCACTCTTATTTTTGTTTTACTAGTGGCTAGCATGCAAATGGTAATTTTTACAATTATATATCTTTTTGCGGTTGATTATACGACTAATGAGTTCTTTGTGAAATTAAAGAACCGGACATTAATTGCTGAACAATCTCATTTTGAAAAGGATGCATTAAGTACCGAAATTTACGAAGACCTCATTCAGAAACACTTACAAACCTTATCCGAAGAACGCGAATTTATTTATACTGTAGACACACCAAAAACACAGATAAACACAGAGCTTGATGTGGTTTTACCAGAAGAATTTTACTCAGATTTAATTCAAAATAAATACGCTGAAGTTAAAATAGGACATTCTTTTTTCTCCGGAATTAATTACACAGACCATAATACCTCCTATTTTATAATAGTAACAGCAAGCGATGTAGATGGTACTAATGAATTATCGAAACTAAGAAGTCTTTTAATTTTATTATTTCTTTTAACCATTTTCGTATTATTCTTAATTGGTCGTTTTTTTGCAAAACGAACTTTAGATCCTCTTTCTAAAATAATTGAAAAAGTGAATACCATTCGTGTAACCAATTTACATGAACGTTTACATACCTCAGAAAATAAAGACGAACTTAGCCAGTTAACCAATACATTTAACGATATGTTAGACCGATTGGAAACCTCGTTCGAAATACAGAGTAATTTTATTAATAATGCGTCTCACGAGCTTAAAAATCCGCTAACAGCTATTTTAGGGCAAACCGAAATTGCCTTATTAAAAGAACGTTCGCCAGAAGAATACATAAAAGTTTTAGAAGGTGTAGAAACTGAAGCTTTACGTTTAGATGCCTTAATAAATAGTTTACTTAAGTTTGCCCAAACTGAAAATGATGAAAAAGGGTTGCTGATTACGCCCATTCGTTTAGACGAATTAATATTAGAAGTAAAAGATAATATTGATTTGATAAATCCTGAAAATCAAATAGAAATAGATTTTAGCGACTTTCCAGAAAATCCAGACTTATTAATAATAGATGGAAATTATGGTTTAATAAATATCGCGCTTAATAATGTATTAGATAATGCTTCTAAATTTTCTGATAACAAAAAAGTTATAGTCAAAATAGTAACTAATAATTCCGCTATAAAAATTGTGGTTACAGACCATGGTGTTGGTATTCCTTCGGATGAAATAAAAAACATTTATCAACCGTTTTATCGTGCAGCAAATGTTAGAAACGTAAAAGGATATGGTTTTGGTCTGCCTTTAACTTATAAAATAATGAAATTACATAGTGGTACTATAGAAGTGTTTTCTGAACATAAAAAAGGAACTATAGTCACCTTAATTTTTCCCAATAAATACCAGGAATTTTCTGTATCAAAATAG
- a CDS encoding response regulator transcription factor: protein MIKNILIVEDEFNVATFIKKGLEEVGYNAFIAYDGETCLELVLQKDIHLILLDVILPGMNGYAIAAKIKDLGYGSIPIIFLSALGSTDNIVKGLDAGADDYLTKPFKFKELLARIRAVARRNNIDVPDNLILRLADLELNNDTKIVKRKNTEIKLTSTEFRLLEYLLKNKNKVLSRIDILEHVWDIGFNMGTNVVDVYVNYLRNKIDKKFTPKLIQTVVGMGYILKAPEDEN from the coding sequence ATGATAAAAAACATTCTAATTGTTGAAGATGAATTTAACGTGGCAACCTTTATTAAAAAAGGTTTAGAAGAAGTTGGGTATAATGCATTTATTGCCTACGATGGTGAAACTTGCCTAGAACTTGTGCTTCAAAAAGACATTCATTTAATATTATTAGATGTTATTTTACCAGGCATGAATGGTTACGCAATTGCTGCTAAAATTAAAGATTTAGGGTATGGCAGTATTCCAATAATATTTTTATCGGCTTTAGGAAGTACAGATAATATTGTGAAAGGACTTGACGCTGGTGCAGATGATTATTTAACTAAACCTTTTAAATTCAAAGAACTTCTTGCAAGAATTCGAGCGGTAGCACGCCGAAACAATATTGATGTTCCTGATAATTTAATTCTACGATTAGCAGACTTAGAATTAAACAACGATACTAAAATAGTTAAACGAAAAAATACCGAAATAAAGCTAACCTCTACAGAGTTTCGTTTATTAGAATACCTTCTTAAAAACAAAAATAAAGTCTTGTCTAGAATAGATATTTTAGAGCATGTTTGGGACATTGGTTTTAATATGGGAACTAATGTTGTAGATGTATACGTGAATTACTTAAGAAATAAAATTGACAAGAAATTTACACCTAAACTAATACAAACTGTAGTTGGAATGGGTTACATTTTGAAAGCCCCTGAAGATGAAAATTAA